The nucleotide sequence GAGGCGACCTGCTTGATCGCGGAGCGGCGCGCCGGGTCATACAGGCGGTCCGGGTCCTCGCCGCCCTCACCGGTGTTGGACTTGGCGCCCAGCTGGTTCATGGCGATGGCGAGGGTCTCGTGCGCCTCGCGGGAGATGGAGCCGTACGACATGGCGCCGGTGGAGAAGCGCTTGACGATCTCGGAGACCGGCTCGACCTCGTCGAGGGGGATCGGGGTGCGGCCCTCGGAGGCGAAGCCGAAGAGGCCGCGGAGCGTCATGAGGCGCTCGGACTGCTCGTTCACCCGCTCCGTGTACTGCTTGAAGATGTCGTACCGCTTGGTGCGCGTGGCGTGCTGGAGGCGGAAGACGGTCTCCGGGTCGAACAGGTGCGGCTCGCCCTCGCGGCGCCACTGGTACTCGCCGCCGATGTCCAGCGCGCGGTGCGCGGAGGCGACGCCGGAGACGGGGTACGCCTTGGCGTGCCGGGCGGCGACCTCCTTGGCGATGACGTCGAGGCCGGCGCCGCCGATCTTGGTGGCCGTGCCGTTGAAGTACGTGGCGACGAAGGTCTCGTCGAGGCCGACGGCCTCGAAGACCTGGGCGCCGCGGTAGGAGGCGACGGTGGAGATGCCCATCTTGGACATGACCTTGAGGACGCCCTTGCCGAGCGCGTAGATCAGGTTCCGGATGGCCTGCTCGGGCTCCAGGCCCTCGATGAAGGTGCCGGCCCGGACCAGGTCCTCGACGGACTCCATGGCGAGGTACGGGTTGACCGCCGCGGCGCCGTAGCCGATGAGCAGGGCGACGTGGTGGACCTCGCGGACGTCACCGGCCTCGACGAGCAGGCCCACCTTGGTGCGCTGCTTGGTGCGGATGAGGTGGTGGTGGACGGCCGCGGTGAGCAGCAGCGAGGGGATCGGCGCGTGCTCGGCGTCGGAGTGCCGGTCGGAGAGCACGATGAGGCGGGCGCCGCCCTCGATGGCGGTGTCGGCCTCGGCGCAGATGGCGTCGAGGCGGGCGGCGAGGGCGTCGCCGCCGCCGGAGACGCGGTAGAGGCCGGAGAGCGTCGCGGCCTTCATGCCGGGCATGTCGCCGTCGGCGTTGATGTGGATGAGCTTGGCCAGCTCGTCGTTGTCGATCACCGGGAAGGGCAGGGTGACGCTGCGACACGTCGAGGCGGTGGGCTCCAGCAGGTTGCTGCCGGGGCCGAGCGAGGAGCGCAGCGAGGTCACGAGCTCTTCGCGGATGGCGTCCAGCGGCGGGTTGGTGACCTGCGCGAACAGCTGGGTGAAGTAGTCGAAGAGCAGCCGCGGGCGGGCGGAGAGGGCCGCGATCGGCGAGTCCGTGCCCATGGAGCCGAGGGGCTCGCCGGCGGTGCGGGCCATCGGGGCGAGGATGACGCGGAGCTCTTCCTCGGTGTAGCCGAAGGTCTGCTGGCGGCGGGTGACCGAGGCGTGGGTGTGCACGATGTGCTCGCGCTCGGGGAGGTCGGAGAGCTCGATCTCGCCGGTCTCCAGCCACTCCGCGTAGGGGTGCTCGGCGGCGAGGGCGGCCTTGATCTCGTCGTCCTCGACGATGCGGTGCTCGGCGGTGTCGACGAGGAACATCTTGCCGGGCTGGAGGCGGCCCTTGCGGACGACCTTGGCGGGGTCGATGTCGAGGACGCCGACCTCGGAGGAGAGGACGACGAGGCCCTCGTCGGTGACCCAGTAGCGGCCGGGGCGCAGACCGTTGCGGTCGAGGACCGCGCCGACCTGGACGCCGTCGGTGAAGGTGACGCAGGCCGGGCCGTCCCAGGGCTCCATCATCGTGGAGTGGTACTGGTAGAACGCGCGGCGGGCCGGGTCCATCGTCTCGTGGTTCTCCCACGCCTCCGGGACCATCATCAGGACCGCGTGGGGCAGGGAGCGGCCGCCGAGGTGGAGCAGCTCGAGGACCTCGTCGAAGGAGGCCGAGTCGGAGGCGTCCGGGGTGCAGATGGGGAAGATCCGCTCCAGCGCGCCCTCACCGAAGACGGTGGACTCGAGCTGGGCCTCGCGGGCGGTCATCCAGTTCCGGTTGCCCTTGACGGTGTTGATCTCACCGTTGTGGGCGACGAAGCGGTACGGGTGGGCCAGCGGCCAGCTCGGGAAGGTGTTGGTGGAGAACCGGGAGTGGACCAGGGCCACGGCGGTGGCGCAGCGGCGGTCCGACAGGTCCGGGAAGAAGGGCTCCAGCTGGCCGGTGGTCAGCATGCCCTTGTAGACGATGGTGCGGGCGGAGAGCGACGGGAAGTAGGTCGCGGCCTCGCGTTCGGCGCGCTTGCGCAGCACGAAGGCCTTGCGGTCGAGCGCGATGCCGGTGCTCGTTCCGTCGGCGACGAAGAGCTGGCGGAAGACCGGCATGGTCGAGCGGGCGGAGGCGCCGAGCAGCTCGGGGGCGACGGGGACCTCGCGCCAGCCGAGGACGGTGAGGCCTTCTTCGGACGCGATCGTCTCGATCCGCGAGACGGCCTGTGC is from Streptomyces venezuelae ATCC 10712 and encodes:
- the gltB gene encoding glutamate synthase large subunit — protein: MRSDAWSPMDGRPAPQGMYDPRNEHDACGVGFVATLTGVASHALVEQALTVLRNLEHRGATGSEPDSGDGAGILLQVPDAFLREVAGFELPEAGAYAVGIAFLPADGSAQAVSRIETIASEEGLTVLGWREVPVAPELLGASARSTMPVFRQLFVADGTSTGIALDRKAFVLRKRAEREAATYFPSLSARTIVYKGMLTTGQLEPFFPDLSDRRCATAVALVHSRFSTNTFPSWPLAHPYRFVAHNGEINTVKGNRNWMTAREAQLESTVFGEGALERIFPICTPDASDSASFDEVLELLHLGGRSLPHAVLMMVPEAWENHETMDPARRAFYQYHSTMMEPWDGPACVTFTDGVQVGAVLDRNGLRPGRYWVTDEGLVVLSSEVGVLDIDPAKVVRKGRLQPGKMFLVDTAEHRIVEDDEIKAALAAEHPYAEWLETGEIELSDLPEREHIVHTHASVTRRQQTFGYTEEELRVILAPMARTAGEPLGSMGTDSPIAALSARPRLLFDYFTQLFAQVTNPPLDAIREELVTSLRSSLGPGSNLLEPTASTCRSVTLPFPVIDNDELAKLIHINADGDMPGMKAATLSGLYRVSGGGDALAARLDAICAEADTAIEGGARLIVLSDRHSDAEHAPIPSLLLTAAVHHHLIRTKQRTKVGLLVEAGDVREVHHVALLIGYGAAAVNPYLAMESVEDLVRAGTFIEGLEPEQAIRNLIYALGKGVLKVMSKMGISTVASYRGAQVFEAVGLDETFVATYFNGTATKIGGAGLDVIAKEVAARHAKAYPVSGVASAHRALDIGGEYQWRREGEPHLFDPETVFRLQHATRTKRYDIFKQYTERVNEQSERLMTLRGLFGFASEGRTPIPLDEVEPVSEIVKRFSTGAMSYGSISREAHETLAIAMNQLGAKSNTGEGGEDPDRLYDPARRSAIKQVASGRFGVTSEYLVNADDIQIKMAQGAKPGEGGQLPGHKVYPWVAKTRHSTPGVGLISPPPHHDIYSIEDLAQLIHDLKNANPVARIHVKLVSEVGVGTVAAGVSKAHADVVLISGHDGGTGASPLTSLKHAGGPWELGLAETQQTLLLNGLRDRIVVQTDGQLKTGRDVVIAALLGAEEFGFATAPLVVSGCVMMRVCHLDTCPVGIATQNPVLRDRFSGKPEFVVNFFEFIAEEVRELLAELGFRSIEEAVGHAELLDTSRAVTHWKAQGLDLEPLFYVPELAEGEVRHARIEQDHGLEKALDNELIQLAAEALNAASAEEAQPVRAQVAIRNINRTVGTMLGHEVTKRFGGAGLPADTIDITFTGSAGQSFGAFLPAGVTLRLEGDANDYVGKGLSGGRVIVRPDRGADHLAEYSTIAGNTIGYGATGGELFLRGRTGERFCVRNSGALVVSEGVGDHGCEYMTGGTAVVLGETGRNFAAGMSGGVAYVVDLDRDNVNSGNLEAIEALSDSDKVWLHDVVRRHHEETGSTVAEKLLADWTANADRFSKIIPTTYKAVLAAKDAAELAGLSEAETTEKMMEAATHG